The following are encoded together in the Gammaproteobacteria bacterium genome:
- a CDS encoding xanthine dehydrogenase family protein molybdopterin-binding subunit, which yields MSALSRRDFLRVVSLAGGGIALGIGLGGCAGEPAPWPNARSGVFQPNAFLQLGSDGTLTLAIHKAEMGQGVMTGLATLVAEELAIDPRTLRFEFALPHPDYRGDDAVMVTGGSASIASSFDTLRQAGAVLRELLTQAAANAWQAKPGDCVAEDGMIRLRDGSRALGYGALAEAAARLPVPASVALKERADWRLIGRYDARVDAAAKVDGSAQFSIDVQLPGMLVAVLLRCPHFGGSLRRFDAEAAKAVPGVRHVLTVDGAIAVLADGYWQARRAADLVLPEWDKGPHAALDSAVLVTRQQQLLDQESGKIVREQGEQPAGNATKVVEAEYRVPYLAHATMEPMNAVARVGAASAEIWAGNQAPDVLQGLVARALEVPTANVIVHSTYLGGGFGRRVAMDFAVEAALVARAVGAPVKLVWSREDDIRHDLYRPAALSRLRAEIDVSGTLVSWQHRIVAPSIMALAMPAMGLAMLPQWVPNGVMRPVGMMIRGSDGTSVEGAKELPYEIPHLSVEYLHHDPGVPIGFWRSVGHSQNAFFVESFVDEVAQAMGEDPCAFRLDRLPAGSRQAAVLRRAADEAGWGKAPEGRFQGLAVHESFDTVVAEVVEISVASGKPRVHRVVCAVDCGTVVNPDVVRMQLESAVVFALSAALYGEITLRDGAVEQGNFDDYPVLRMSECPQIEVHMLASDAPPSGIGEPGTPPLAPALANAIFAATGQRLRSLPLRLA from the coding sequence ATGAGCGCGCTGTCGCGCCGCGATTTTCTGCGGGTGGTGTCGCTTGCCGGCGGCGGCATCGCGCTTGGCATCGGCCTTGGTGGCTGCGCGGGCGAGCCCGCGCCGTGGCCCAATGCGCGCAGCGGAGTGTTTCAGCCCAATGCCTTCCTGCAGCTGGGCAGCGACGGGACGCTGACGCTGGCGATTCACAAGGCAGAGATGGGCCAGGGCGTCATGACGGGTCTTGCCACGCTGGTGGCCGAGGAGCTGGCGATCGATCCGCGCACCCTGCGCTTCGAGTTTGCCCTACCACATCCCGATTACCGCGGCGACGATGCCGTCATGGTCACGGGCGGCAGCGCCTCGATTGCCAGCAGTTTCGACACTCTGCGGCAGGCTGGCGCGGTCCTGCGCGAGTTGCTGACGCAGGCGGCGGCAAACGCGTGGCAGGCGAAGCCCGGCGACTGCGTTGCCGAGGACGGCATGATCCGGCTGCGTGATGGTTCGCGCGCGCTTGGCTACGGGGCGCTTGCCGAGGCTGCCGCGCGACTGCCGGTACCCGCGTCCGTGGCCTTGAAGGAGCGCGCCGATTGGCGCCTGATCGGCCGTTACGATGCGCGGGTCGATGCGGCCGCGAAGGTCGATGGCAGTGCGCAATTCTCGATCGACGTGCAGTTGCCGGGGATGCTGGTCGCGGTGCTTCTGCGCTGCCCGCATTTTGGCGGTTCGTTGCGCCGCTTCGATGCCGAAGCTGCCAAGGCCGTGCCTGGTGTGCGTCATGTGCTCACGGTCGATGGGGCGATCGCGGTGCTTGCCGATGGATACTGGCAGGCGCGCCGGGCGGCGGACCTGGTGCTGCCCGAGTGGGACAAGGGACCACATGCCGCGCTCGATTCCGCCGTGCTCGTCACCCGGCAGCAGCAGCTGCTCGACCAAGAAAGCGGAAAGATCGTGCGTGAGCAGGGCGAGCAACCCGCAGGGAACGCGACGAAGGTTGTAGAGGCAGAGTACCGGGTGCCGTACCTCGCGCATGCGACCATGGAGCCGATGAACGCAGTCGCCCGGGTCGGTGCGGCAAGTGCCGAGATCTGGGCTGGAAACCAGGCGCCGGATGTGTTGCAAGGACTCGTGGCGCGCGCGCTGGAGGTGCCGACTGCCAACGTGATTGTCCACTCGACCTATCTGGGTGGTGGGTTCGGGCGGCGCGTCGCGATGGATTTTGCGGTCGAGGCGGCGCTGGTGGCCAGGGCGGTAGGCGCGCCGGTAAAGCTGGTGTGGTCGCGCGAAGACGATATTCGGCATGATCTCTACCGGCCGGCGGCGTTGTCGCGGCTGCGCGCGGAAATCGATGTTAGCGGTACGCTGGTTTCGTGGCAGCACCGGATCGTCGCGCCGAGCATCATGGCGCTTGCGATGCCGGCGATGGGGCTGGCGATGTTGCCACAGTGGGTGCCGAACGGGGTGATGCGCCCGGTCGGGATGATGATCAGGGGCAGCGACGGGACTTCCGTCGAGGGGGCGAAGGAACTGCCCTATGAAATACCCCACCTCAGCGTGGAATACCTGCACCATGATCCGGGCGTGCCGATTGGCTTCTGGCGCTCGGTGGGTCACTCGCAGAACGCCTTTTTCGTCGAGTCGTTTGTCGATGAGGTAGCGCAGGCGATGGGCGAGGATCCTTGCGCGTTCCGGCTCGATCGGCTTCCCGCGGGCTCGCGCCAGGCCGCGGTATTGCGCCGTGCCGCGGACGAGGCGGGCTGGGGCAAGGCGCCGGAGGGCAGATTCCAGGGGCTTGCGGTGCATGAAAGTTTCGACACCGTGGTGGCCGAAGTGGTGGAGATTTCCGTGGCCTCGGGCAAGCCGCGAGTCCACCGGGTGGTCTGCGCCGTGGACTGCGGCACGGTGGTCAATCCGGACGTGGTGCGGATGCAGCTCGAAAGCGCAGTGGTGTTTGCGCTGTCGGCAGCGCTCTATGGCGAGATCACCCTGCGTGATGGCGCCGTGGAGCAGGGCAATTTCGACGATTACCCGGTGCTGCGCATGAGCGAGTGTCCGCAGATCGAGGTACATATGCTTGCCAGCGATGCGCCACCGAGCGGCATCGGCGAACCCGGGACGCCACCGCTCGCCCCTGCGCTTGCCAACGCCATATTCGCTGCCACCGGGCAACGCCTGCGCAGTCTGCCATTGAGGCTTGCCTGA